The Coraliomargarita parva genome contains a region encoding:
- a CDS encoding xanthine dehydrogenase molybdopterin binding subunit, whose translation MRHCDSPLHVTGRSLYVDDVPAPAGMLHAAVFGSPVAHGKIRSLDCSKAKAVPGVVATYTWEDIPGDPVIGAVLKDEYLLAREEVRFQGQPIVLVVAESVETARKAAKLCEVTLEELPVITCPREAFEKGELLQETRVFEKGDVSAVWDACTTVVEGQIDLAGQEHLYLETNRARAIPREDGQVSVYSSTQSPSATQKHIAGVLGVPMHKVEVDVKRLGGGFGGKEDQATHWACMAAVAAMRLQRPVQLVLNRVDDMRMTGKRHPYKQDFKIGLDDAGKILAYEVSHFQNSGAYMDLSAPVLERTVLHSSNAYAIPNIRIRAAACRTNLPPNTAYRGFGGPQGMFPLEVAIEKAAHAMGVSPDWIQARNLIQDGYVFHYGQEVEACNQQRTWDEAMELFDVEGTRSRIDAFNAENRLVKKGFALMPVCFGISFTKTFLNQGSSLVHVYTDGSVSVTTGGIEMGQGISSNMIAITSRTFGISPDRVKSNSTNTTRIANISPSAASATSDLNGNATLIACKEILDGMKRVAAEKLDCAPESVSIREGIVHVGGQPTEKTWEQLVLDTYFSRVQLMAHGFYTPPDLHFDPVKGFGKPFHYYTYGTCMIEATVDCVRGTYKLDASRIVHDLGRTIIPTVDRGQIEGGLAQGIGWVTLEELAYNGQGRLTSHALSTYKAPDAEFMPDDMQLKLLENVENPGGPLGSKAVGEPPFMYGIAAFFAIRKAVDAFKPLHKYEKEVRSPMTPERVLLSLYPDFASAPVSSDPPQTGQTV comes from the coding sequence GGCCGTTCCCTGTATGTCGACGATGTCCCGGCGCCTGCGGGCATGCTGCACGCTGCGGTCTTCGGCTCGCCGGTGGCGCACGGAAAAATACGCTCACTCGATTGTTCGAAAGCGAAAGCGGTCCCCGGTGTGGTCGCAACATACACCTGGGAAGACATTCCCGGAGACCCGGTGATCGGTGCCGTCCTAAAAGACGAGTACCTTTTGGCCCGGGAGGAAGTGCGCTTTCAGGGGCAGCCCATTGTTTTGGTTGTCGCGGAGAGCGTCGAGACGGCCCGCAAGGCGGCCAAGCTGTGCGAAGTCACACTGGAGGAACTGCCGGTCATCACCTGTCCGCGGGAGGCCTTTGAGAAAGGCGAGCTGCTGCAGGAGACCCGTGTCTTCGAAAAAGGCGATGTCAGTGCCGTATGGGATGCCTGCACGACCGTGGTCGAGGGGCAAATCGACCTTGCGGGGCAGGAACATCTTTACCTTGAGACAAACCGTGCCCGGGCCATTCCCCGGGAGGATGGCCAGGTGTCGGTGTATTCGTCGACGCAGAGTCCCTCCGCGACCCAGAAACATATCGCCGGTGTACTTGGTGTCCCGATGCACAAGGTCGAGGTCGATGTGAAGCGGCTCGGCGGGGGTTTTGGGGGCAAGGAGGACCAGGCAACGCATTGGGCCTGTATGGCCGCCGTGGCGGCGATGCGCCTGCAGCGTCCGGTCCAACTCGTCCTGAACCGCGTGGATGACATGCGCATGACGGGCAAGCGTCACCCCTACAAGCAGGATTTCAAGATCGGGCTGGATGATGCGGGCAAGATTCTCGCCTACGAAGTCAGCCACTTCCAGAACTCGGGTGCCTACATGGACCTTTCGGCTCCGGTTCTGGAGCGCACGGTCCTGCATTCCTCCAACGCCTACGCCATTCCGAATATCCGTATCCGGGCGGCGGCCTGCCGGACCAATCTTCCGCCGAATACGGCATACCGGGGGTTCGGCGGACCACAGGGCATGTTCCCTCTGGAAGTGGCCATCGAAAAAGCGGCGCATGCCATGGGTGTATCTCCAGACTGGATACAAGCCCGCAACCTGATCCAGGACGGCTATGTCTTTCATTACGGCCAGGAAGTCGAGGCCTGCAACCAGCAGCGTACCTGGGACGAAGCGATGGAGCTCTTCGATGTCGAGGGTACCCGCTCCCGGATCGACGCGTTCAATGCGGAAAACCGTCTGGTGAAGAAAGGCTTCGCCCTGATGCCTGTCTGCTTCGGGATCAGCTTTACCAAGACCTTCCTCAACCAGGGAAGCAGCCTGGTCCATGTCTACACGGACGGTTCGGTGAGCGTGACGACCGGCGGGATCGAAATGGGGCAGGGGATCAGTTCGAACATGATCGCGATCACGAGCCGGACATTCGGGATCTCGCCGGACCGGGTGAAAAGCAACAGCACGAACACCACGCGCATTGCCAATATTTCGCCCAGTGCCGCCAGCGCCACGAGCGACCTGAACGGGAATGCGACCTTGATCGCCTGTAAGGAGATCCTCGACGGCATGAAGCGGGTGGCCGCCGAAAAGCTCGACTGTGCGCCGGAGTCGGTGTCGATCCGCGAGGGGATTGTCCACGTGGGCGGTCAGCCGACCGAAAAGACCTGGGAGCAGTTGGTGCTCGATACCTATTTTTCACGGGTGCAGCTCATGGCGCACGGCTTCTACACGCCGCCGGACCTTCATTTCGATCCGGTGAAGGGCTTCGGGAAGCCCTTCCATTACTACACCTATGGGACCTGCATGATCGAGGCGACCGTTGATTGCGTGCGGGGAACCTACAAGCTCGATGCCTCCCGCATCGTCCATGACCTGGGTCGTACGATCATACCGACGGTGGACCGCGGCCAGATTGAAGGCGGTCTTGCCCAAGGCATCGGTTGGGTGACGCTTGAGGAACTCGCCTATAACGGGCAGGGGCGCCTGACCTCCCATGCCTTGTCCACCTACAAGGCGCCCGACGCCGAGTTCATGCCGGACGACATGCAGCTGAAACTTCTGGAGAACGTGGAAAATCCGGGCGGGCCACTCGGCAGTAAAGCCGTGGGCGAACCCCCCTTTATGTACGGGATTGCGGCGTTTTTTGCTATTAGGAAAGCTGTCGATGCGTTTAAGCCGCTGCATAAATATGAAAAAGAAGTCAGATCTCCGATGACACCGGAACGGGTTTTGCTATCGCTGTACCCGGACTTCGCCAGTGCGCCGGTATCTTCGGATCCGCCGCAGACCGGCCAAACTGTTTAA